A part of Candidatus Chromulinivoraceae bacterium genomic DNA contains:
- a CDS encoding NUDIX domain-containing protein — translation MPHVHTEPGQHDHTASAYVFRTDFSEPKIMLHLHKKIGKYMQFGGHIELNETPWQAISHELEEESGYLLEDLAILQPTHRVPQLPDATVHPVPLAHSTHPFGNGIDHFHTDIAYAFTASKAPTQKPVEGESTTIKLLTKKELLVFDESLIPENVRQIALFGFNHVLAEWEAVPAKTYK, via the coding sequence ATGCCACACGTTCACACCGAACCCGGCCAGCACGACCACACGGCAAGTGCCTACGTATTTAGAACTGATTTTAGCGAACCTAAAATTATGCTGCATCTTCATAAAAAGATCGGCAAATACATGCAGTTCGGCGGCCACATCGAGCTTAACGAAACACCATGGCAAGCTATAAGCCATGAGCTTGAAGAAGAATCCGGGTATCTCCTGGAGGATCTTGCCATATTACAGCCGACCCACCGTGTTCCGCAGCTACCAGACGCAACCGTTCACCCCGTGCCACTTGCGCACAGCACGCACCCATTTGGTAATGGTATCGATCATTTTCATACTGATATCGCATACGCCTTTACGGCAAGCAAAGCGCCCACTCAAAAACCAGTCGAAGGCGAATCGACCACCATTAAATTACTGACTAAAAAAGAGCTGCTTGTGTTCGATGAGTCACTTATTCCGGAGAATGTCAGGCAGATCGCCTTATTCGGGTTCAACCACGTACTTGCCGAGTGGGAAGCTGTCCCCGCTAAGACATATAAATAG